In one window of Methanosarcina vacuolata Z-761 DNA:
- a CDS encoding HD domain-containing protein: MLKYIHELRDPIHNFIHYSTEERKAIDSRPIQRLRYIHQLALTYLVYPGATHKRFEHSLGVMELASRVYDVVTDPNNILDDSIRTIVPKSAFEQQYWRRALRMAALFHDAGHLPFSHAAEKELLPEGWNHERITVEIIRSEEMKKIWNDLKIQTEDVVKLAVGKRHCKDYDFTAWEAILSEIIVGDALGVDRMDYLLRDSCHTGVAYGKFDHYRLIETMRILPNNYNDGSKEPALGIEDGGLHAVEAMLLARYFMYTQLYLHPVRRIYDIHLREFLKTWLQNGVFPIEIEKHLQMTDNEVFVELFKATRDQNHRGHEHAERIVNRNHFKLLDSRNPEDISKNPEAPKAIFNGLCNVFGKKNVSYDTYKQGGGYFDFPVYVKNNRRTVSARYISNVLSKIPIAIDFIYINPDCRSTATKWLNDNREHIIKPSAEE, translated from the coding sequence ATGTTAAAGTATATTCATGAATTACGAGATCCAATACACAATTTTATACATTATAGTACAGAGGAAAGAAAAGCAATCGATTCAAGACCTATCCAACGACTCAGATATATTCACCAACTTGCTTTGACTTACCTTGTCTATCCTGGAGCTACCCATAAAAGATTTGAACATTCGTTAGGAGTAATGGAACTCGCAAGTCGAGTCTATGATGTTGTTACTGATCCCAATAATATACTCGATGATTCAATAAGAACCATCGTTCCTAAATCTGCCTTTGAACAGCAGTATTGGCGGCGCGCACTCCGTATGGCTGCTCTCTTCCATGATGCAGGGCATCTACCCTTTTCGCATGCGGCCGAAAAAGAACTTCTGCCAGAGGGTTGGAACCACGAAAGGATAACTGTCGAAATCATCCGCAGTGAGGAAATGAAAAAAATATGGAACGATCTCAAGATTCAAACCGAGGATGTTGTTAAACTAGCAGTAGGAAAAAGACATTGTAAAGACTACGATTTTACCGCTTGGGAGGCAATCCTTTCCGAAATAATTGTTGGTGATGCTCTTGGAGTAGATAGAATGGACTACCTTTTAAGAGATTCTTGCCACACTGGCGTAGCTTATGGAAAATTTGATCATTATAGGTTAATTGAAACTATGCGAATCCTTCCAAATAATTATAATGACGGGTCTAAAGAACCTGCATTGGGTATTGAAGATGGTGGTTTACATGCAGTTGAAGCTATGCTTCTTGCCAGATACTTCATGTATACCCAATTATATCTTCACCCCGTTAGGCGAATTTATGACATACATCTGAGAGAGTTCCTTAAAACATGGCTGCAAAATGGAGTTTTCCCCATTGAAATAGAAAAGCATTTACAAATGACAGATAACGAAGTATTTGTGGAATTATTTAAAGCCACACGTGATCAAAATCATCGGGGTCACGAACATGCAGAACGAATAGTAAATAGGAACCATTTCAAATTATTGGATAGCAGAAATCCCGAGGATATCTCTAAAAACCCTGAAGCGCCAAAAGCCATCTTTAATGGATTGTGTAACGTGTTTGGGAAGAAAAACGTGAGTTATGATACATATAAACAAGGAGGTGGATATTTCGATTTTCCCGTGTATGTTAAAAATAACAGAAGAACAGTTTCCGCTCGATATATATCTAATGTGTTATCAAAGATACCTATTGCTATAGATTTCATATATATAAATCCAGACTGTCGATCAACTGCCACCAAATGGTTAAATGATAATCGCGAACATATTATCAAGCCTTCAGCAGAAGAATAG